The Novipirellula aureliae genomic interval CTACCCTTCGGTACTTGGGATGGATGAATCAAACCACGGATTCTTCGGTGGAGCCAATAAACAATTGCATCCCTGGGTGATGGTTGTCAGGCGATTCGCTCGTCCAATTATCGACGGCGCTTCGGAAGCACTCAATGCCAAGCTCAAATTCATCGTACACCTTCCCAATATCGCCCTTTAGAAACAGCGTCAGCGTAGCGAGCAATTTCTCACTGTCGGAATCAACTCGTTCTCGCACGTCTGATTTGTTTTTGATCCACTGATCGTCCAGGTCCTTTAGCGCTTGACTGAACGTCTTAATGCGGTCACGCAAGTTGTCGTTGAGTTTAAAGCAAAGTCTGCTATCCATCCGATCGACAAAGCGCAAACGATCTCCCATTTGAGATTAATGGGTCTGCAAGTTGGGCTGCTGATCAATTTCCATGAAGTGAAGTTGATCGACTGGCTCAAGGCGCTTTCCGGCGGTGCCGACAAGATCGCGGGCCATGATCCCCATGGTCTTCGATGACGCCAGCAACTCCTCGAAGCCGTCGTCGCTAACGTCACGACCGCCTAAAACTCCGTGCCTTCGTGCCTCTGTGAGAGCCCCGCCGTCCGGCAATGAGTCTCTCACAGAGGCACAGAGTCACAGAGATAGACAAGAGACCATGGAAAAAAATCGTGTCGCCTAGAAATATTCGCCACCGATTGGAGGCGTGCGGCGCGAAACCAGAGGTGATACGCGATCCGCATGAAAC includes:
- a CDS encoding GxxExxY protein; translation: MTERLNAVTQVVVEFKAKSAIHPIDKAQTISHLRLMGLQVGLLINFHEVKLIDWLKALSGGADKIAGHDPHGLR